The proteins below come from a single Metarhizium brunneum chromosome 1, complete sequence genomic window:
- the PRE2 gene encoding Proteasome subunit beta type-5 produces MDTLVSRYSRPAYEQNEPFENEAQEMMDATSSLTTKFAMPPISQPSSWLRAATDDRSNPDCPIKIAHGTTTLAFRFQGGIIVATDSRATAGNWIASQTVKKVIEINSVLLGTMAGGAADCQYWLAWLGMQCRLHELRHKRRISVAAASKILANLVYSYKGMGLSMGTMCAGVTKEEGPALYYVDSDGTRLAGNLFCVGSGQTFAYGVLDAEYNYDLSVEDALELGRRSILAATHRDAYSGGFINLYHVKEEGWVKHGFTDTNPVFWKTKLEKGEFSNVTSELD; encoded by the exons ATGGATACTCTGGTATCTAGATACAGCCGGCCGGCATATGAGCAAAATGAGCCGTTCGAGAACGAGGCacaggagatgatggatgccACGTCGTCCCTGACTACCAAGTTTGCCATGCCTCCCATTTCTCAG CCGTCATCTTGGCTCCGAGCCGCCACAGATGACCGATCAAATCCCGACTGTCCCATCAAGATTGCTCACGGCACGACAACGCTCGCCTTCCGTTTCCAGGGTGGCATCATCGTCGCTACTGACTCCCGCGCCACGGCCGGCAACTGGATTGCCTCGCAGACGGTCAAGAAGGTCATCGAGATCAACAGCGTCCTGCTGGGCACCATGGCCGGCGGTGCCGCCGACTGCCAGTACTGGCTGGCCTGGCTCGGCATGCAGTGCCGCCTCCACGAGCTCCGGCACAAACGCCGCATTAGCGTCGCAGCCGCCAGCAAGATCCTCGCCAACCTGGTCTACAGCTACAAGGGCATGGGACTCAGCATGGGCACCATGTGCGCTGGCGtgaccaaggaggagggccCCGCGCTCTACTACGTCGACAGCGACGGCACCCGGCTCGCGGGGAACTTGTTCTGCGTTGGGTCCGGCCAGACATTTGCGTATGGTGTTCTGGACGCCGAGTACAACTATGACTTGAGCGTTGAGGATGCCCTGGAGCTGGGTAGGCGAAGCATCTTGGCGGCTACGCATCGCGATGCCTACTCTGGTGGTTTCATCAACTTGTACCATGTCAAGGAGGAAGGCTGGGTGAAGCACGGCTTCACGGATACAAACCCAGTGTTCTGGAAGACCAAGTTGGAGAAGGGAGAATTTAGCAACGTCACGAGCGAGTTGGACTAG
- the pgp1 gene encoding tRNA N6-adenosine threonylcarbamoyltransferase encodes MLLLLRPRCRSLQYLLPRHSEHHPNRSHLQKRTLLTLAIESSCDDTAVAVLSHTPPSTTLLFNERISSDNRAFKGVHPVISVQGHNSSLAPLVQRALQYLPDASPSTPSIRIPSNDGALLMKQRPDFVSVTRGPGIMANLAVGLNMAKGLAVGWDVPLVAVHHMQAHALTPRLVRALETDAGRCSDSPGPEFPFLSLLVSGGHTQLVHSTGLTGHRIIATTGDIAIGNLLDQTARVILPADVLDASPDVMYGRLLESFAFPNGPSHEQYSFFEPAASRSDEINTLPTGYAWDIPLPFRNTRRLAYSFSSIHTRVHRIAASNPSMPLDERRSLARHTMRAAFQHLCSRLVVALEDRPELRPAARTIVVSGGVASNKFLMHVLKETLRIRGYPDTEIIAPPVKFCTDNAAMIAWTGMEMFERGWRSDLSVLPVGKWPMEMDGGDGDGILGVGGWIKKGRAW; translated from the coding sequence atgctcctcctcctccgtccACGATGTCGCTCTCTCCAGTATCTTCTCCCACGCCACAGCGAGCACCACCCTAATAGAAGCCACCTCCAGAAGCGAACCCTGCTCACCCTTGCCATCGAGTCGTCATGCGACGACACCGCAGTCGCCGTCCTCTCCCATACGCCGCCCTCCACAACGCTCCTTTTCAACGAGCGTATATCCTCCGATAATCGCGCCTTCAAGGGCGTGCACCCCGTCATAAGCGTCCAGGGCCACAACTCGTCCCTCGCGCCGCTCGTCCAGAGGGCGCTCCAGTACCTCCCCGATGCCTCGCCCTCCACCCCATCCATCCGAATCCCCTCCAACGACGGAGCGCTCCTGATGAAGCAACGGCCGGACTTTGTGTCCGTGACGAGGGGGCCTGGGATAATGGCCAATCTAGCAGTGGGattgaacatggccaagggcctGGCAGTCGGATGGGACGTGCCGCTCGTGGCTGTCCATCACATGCAGGCTCATGCGCTGACGCCCCGGCTCGTGAGGGCGTTGGAGACCGACGCGGGGAGATGCAGCGACAGTCCCGGCCCCGAATTCCCGTTTCTGTCGCTCCTCGTTTCCGGCGGGCACACGCAGCTCGTCCACTCGACAGGGCTGACGGGGCACCGCATCATCGCGACGACGGGGGACATCGCCATCGGCAACCTCCTCGACCAGACCGCCCGCGTCATCCTCCCCGCCGACGTCCTCGATGCCAGCCCAGACGTCATGTACGGCCGGCTCCTCGAGTCCTTCGCCTTCCCGAACGGCCCGTCCCACGAGCAATACTCCTTCTTCGAACCGGCCGCGTCCCGCTCCGACGAAATCAACACCCTCCCTACGGGATACGCCTGGGATATCCCGCTCCCCTTCCGCAACACACGCCGCCTCGCATACTCCTTCTCCAGCATCCACACACGGGTCCATCgcatcgccgcctccaacCCCAGCATGCCTCTTGACGAACGTCGCTCTTTGGCTAGGCACACCATGCGCGCTGCCTTCCAGCATCTGTGTTCACGGCTGGTTGTCGCTCTCGAAGACAGACCCGAGCTCCGACCGGCCGCAAGGACAATCGTCGTCTCAGGCGGCGTTGCTTCAAACAAGTTCCTAATGCATGTGTTGAAAGAAACCCTCCGCATCAGGGGGTATCCGGACACGGAAATCATAGCCCCGCCGGTCAAGTTCTGCACGGACAATGCGGCGATGATTGCGTGGACGGGGATGGAGATGTTTGAGAGGGGGTGGCGTTCGGATTTGAGTGTCTTGCCGGTGGGCAAGTGGCCGATGGAGATggacggtggtgatggagatgggaTATTGGGTGTCGGGGGTTGGATAAAGAAGGGGAGAGCGTGGTAA